The following are from one region of the Candidatus Bathyarchaeia archaeon genome:
- a CDS encoding thioesterase family protein: MGLEPGRRLIMKFKAGPEHSASHLGSGAEVLSTPSLIAFMERTCKALADSLPKGQTTVGVRVDVYHLRAAPIGAEIEVSATLLSADGRRLTFWVEAFRGNEKIGQGIHERRIIDEEEFLKGLKGS; this comes from the coding sequence TCAAGGCGGGCCCGGAGCATTCGGCATCGCATCTGGGCTCCGGAGCAGAGGTCCTCTCAACGCCCTCCCTGATAGCGTTCATGGAGAGGACCTGCAAGGCCTTGGCGGATTCCCTCCCAAAGGGCCAAACGACCGTTGGCGTGAGGGTCGATGTTTACCATCTGAGGGCCGCGCCCATTGGGGCCGAGATCGAGGTGAGCGCAACGCTGCTATCGGCCGATGGGAGGAGGCTTACCTTTTGGGTCGAGGCCTTTAGGGGGAACGAGAAGATAGGCCAAGGGATCCACGAGAGGCGCATAATCGATGAGGAGGAGTTCCTCAAGGGCTTGAAGGGATCCTAA